The Candidatus Desulfarcum epimagneticum genomic interval GCATTTGTATTTGCCTTCCCTGTTCAGGTAATCCATAAGGGAAAGCAGACACGTGGTTTTGCCGGTCTGGCGGGGGGCGTGGAGGACAAAGTATTTTTCCTGGCCGATCAAATTGAGTATGTGCTCCAGGTCAAAACGCTTCAATGGCTCGACGCAATAATGTCTATCGCAAACGCTTGGCCCGGCTGTGTTGAAAAAACGCATGGGAAAATCCTTTTTGATTGTGTTCCGGCTTTCAACTCAACAAACCCTGCGCCTATGTTCGGCAGATGGGAATAAAAAAGGCGTATACGTAAAAAACCCGGTCCGCCGCGTCGCGGGGTTTTGACGATGTCGTCCGTTTTTTACCCCACGCTTTTCTTTAACACATACGGAATGATCCCGCCCTGCTTGAGATAAGAAAGCTCCACCCGGCTCTCCACCCGGGCCGCGACCTTGAATGTCGTCTTTTTTCCGTCGGGTTTGACGGCCTCGGCCGAAAGCGCCGCGCCGGGCTTAAGGGCGCCCAGGCCATGAATGGAGAAGGTTTCGGAGCCGTCTATTCCTAAACTTTCCCAGGACTCGCCCTCGTCAAACACCAGGGGCAGAACCCCCATGCACACCAGGTTGCTTCTGTGAATCCGCTCAAAGGACCGGGCGATGACGGCTTTGATTCCCAGGATGGCCGAGCCCTTGGCGGCCCAGTCCCGGGAGGAGCCGGTTCCGTATTCCTTTCCCGCCAGAACCACAAGGGGCGTTTGGCTCTCCCGGTATCGGGAGGCCGCGTCAAAGACAAACATATCCTTTTCATCCGGCAAAATCCGGGTGTGCCCCCCCTCTTTGGGGTGGGACAGCGCGTTTTTGATCCGAATGTTGGCGAAGGTGCCCCGGGCCATGACCTCGTGATTGCCCCTCCTGGAGCCGTAGGAGTTGAAATCGGCGGGCGCGGCTCCTTTTTCCTTCAGGTAGCGGCCGGCCGGATAGTCTTCGGGAATGGCGCCGGCGGGCGAGATATGGTCCGTGGTGACCCGGTCTCCCAGGAGCAGAAGGGCCCGGGCCCCCTCGATGTCCTCCAGGTCCTTTTCGCCGGACATGAAATTTTCAAAAAAAGAGGGCTCTTTGATATACGTGGAATCCGGGTCCCAGGAAAAAATATCCCCATCGGAAGTGGAAAGCGCCCGCCACGACTCATCGCCCTCAAACACTTCCGCATAGACGCTTTCGTAATGCTCTGTTTTCTGATGCGCCTCGAAAAGGGCCCTGACCTCGTCCATGTCGGGGAACACGTCCTTTAAAAACACGGGCTCCCCGGATTTCCCGGTCCCCAGGGGCTCCGTTTCAAAATCGATGCCGATTCTTCCAGCCACGGCGAACGCCGTCACCAGGGTGGGGGAGGCCAGGAAATTGCCCTTGATGTCCGGATGAATCCGGGCCTCAAAGTTCCGGTTTCCGGACAGCGCCGACGCGGCGAAAAGATCGTTTTCCAAAACGGCCTTCTGGATGTCGTCCCGCAAAGGGCCGCTGTTTCCGATGCAGGTGGTGCAGCCGAACGCCGCCACATGAAATCCCAGGGCCTCCAAAGGCTCCAGCAGGCCCATCTCCCGGAGATACCTCACCGGGACCTTGGAGCCCGGCGCGAAGGACGTTTTCACGTCCGGGGAGACGCGCAGGCCCTTTTCCACGCAGTTTTTCGCCATAAGACCCGCGCTGATCAGGGCGAAGGGATTGGAGGTGTTGGTGCACGAGGTGATGGCCGCGATGAGCACGCTTCCGTCCGTTATCGTTTCGGCGCCGCCGGCTGGGTCCGCCGGGGCCTTTTTCCCTCTTTTTTCGGCATGCGCCGCCAGTATTTCGGAAACGGCGGGCTTTAAATCTTTAAGGCGGATCTTCTGGCTGGGCTGGGACGGCCCGGACACCAGGGAGGAGACCTCGTCCAGGGCGATGTCGATGACCCGGGCGTAACGGGTCTTGTGGCCCCCGGTCATGAACAGGCCGGTCTCCTTGGCGTAGCGCTCCAGAATGTCGGCGGCCTCTTTTCTGCCGGTCATTTTAAAGTAATCCACGGTTTTTTCGTCCGTGGGAAAAAAGCCCATGGTGGCGCCGTATTCCGGGGCCATGTTGGCGATGGTGGCCCGGTCAAAGGCGGTGAGTCTCCTGGCCCCGGGTCCGAAAAACTCCACGAATTTCCCCACCACCCCCTCCTGTCTTAAAATATGGGTGATGTGCAAAACCGCGTCCGTGGCGTTGGTCCGGGGCCCCATCTCGCCTGTGAGCCTCACCCCCGCCACCTCGGGAAGGGCCATGTAGCAGGGCTCTCCCAGCATGACGGCCTCGGCCTCGATGCCGCCCACGCCCCAGGCCATGACGCCGATTCCGTTGATCATGGTGGTGTGGGAGTCGGTGCCCACCAGGGTGTCGGGACAGGCGAAAAACCGGTTTTCTTTTTTATCAAAGGCTTTTGTCACCCCGGATGACAAATACTCCAGGTTGACCTGGTGGCAGATCCCGGTTCCGGTGGGAACGATCCTGAAATTCTCAAAACGCTCCCCGGCCCATTTCAAAAGCTGGTAACGCTCGGCGTTTCTTTCGCGCTCGCACGCCATATTTTTTTCCATGGCGTCCCCGGACCCGTGGTAATCCACGGCCACGGAATGGTCGATGACCAGATCCACAGGCACGGCCGGATTGATCAGGGCGGGGTCTTTTCCGATCCGTCCGAAGGCGCTTCTCATGGCCGCCATATCCACCACCGCCGGAACGCCGGTGAAATCCTGCATGAGAACCCGGGCCGGGTAAAAGGGAATCTCCGGCGCATTTTCGGCGAAATCACCCCAGCTCGCCACGCCCTCGATGTCGGCCTGGGTCACCACGCGCCCGTCCAGCTTCCGCATGAGGTTTTCCGCCAGTATTTTCATGCAGAAAGGCAGGCGGTCCACCCCGGCCACGCCCTTCTCCTCCAGGGTCCGGACATTAAAAATCGCCGTCTCCTCTCCCCCGAGCCTCATGTGAGACATCCAATCTTTTTTTTCCATGCTCGCCGCCTCCTAAAAAATGGTTTTGTCAGAAAAATCTTGTGCCACAGCATAAATTATTGTATTGAATAATTCAAACACTAACTGACATTTTTTTAAAATATGGAGGAAGGTCTATCAAATGAAACGCTACATCATGGCGGCCACCGCCGCCGTCTTCTGGCTGGCGTCCCTGGCCCCGGCCATGGCCGACGCCGGGTACGATCACGAAATTTCGGGGGACCCCGTCCGTTTCCAGTGGAAACTGAATCCGGATAAAAAAACCATTCAGATCCGGCTTTCCGCCCAGACCAAAAGCTGGGTGGCAGTGGGCTTCAACCCCGATCAGCGCATGCAGGGCGCCGACTTTGTCATGGGATATGTCAAAAAGGGAAAAGTCAAAGTCACGGACCACTTCGGGACCGGCGTGTTCGTCCATAAAAAAGACGAGTCCCTGGGCGGCGCTATGAATGTCTTTGACGTGTCCGGGAAAGAGGCCGGCGGCGTGACCGAGATCTCTTTCTCCCGCCCTCTGGATTCCGGGGACGCCTATGACAAACCCATCGTTCCCGACCGGGAAACCACGCTCCTCCTGGCCTACGGGGCGGGCCGGGACAGTTTCAGGGCCGCGCACGCCTTCCGGGCCGTTTACAAGGTGAGCCTGTCCACCGGGGCCTTTAAAAAAGTGAGATAAAAAACACATGAAAAAAACAGCCGCCGCGGCGCTGGCGCTTTTTTTCGCGCTGATGACCGGGGCCCGGGCCGAGGAGGGCCATGTCCATCGCGACGCGGCGCCGATGGCCGAAGAAAGCGGACATCTCCACGTGTTCCAGGGCGCGGACGCCACGGAGCCTCAAGAGGTTGAGGGCGTGGGCGTGGAGGAAAAAGCCGGGGAAACGGCCGAGCTGGACCTGGTCTTTTCAGACGAGCGGGGCCGAAAAATCCTTCTCAAAGACTTTGTGGACCGGCCCGTCATCATGGCCCTGGTGTTTTACCACTGCCCCCAGGCCTGCGCCATGATCCTGTCGAGCATGGCCCGGGTCATGGACGCCATGCCCGCGAAAGCCGGGGAGGAATACCGGGCGCTGGCCGTGAGCTTTGACGACGAGGAGACCCCGGAGATCGCGCTCAGATCAAAGGCCAATTACCTCAAGCTCATTGAAAAAGACTTCCCCGAAGACCAGTGGAAATTTTTGACCGGGGACCCCGAAAGCATCGCGGCCCTGACCCGGTCCGTGGGGTTCGGATACAAAAAAACCGGCAAACACGATTTTATCCACCCGAACCTCATCATCGCCCTGGCGCCCGGGGGAAAAATCATCCGCTACCTTTACGGAACCCGTTACAACCCCTTTGACGTGAGCATGGCCCTGGCCGAGGCGTCCCGGGGGACCCCCGGCATCTCCATCAAAAAAATGCTCACCTACTGCTTCGACTACGACCCCGAAGGCCGCAGGTATGTGTTTAAAACCTTCCGGATCTTCGGCCTGGCCACCCTTGCGTTTCTGGCCGGATTTTTCTTTTTCGTGTTAAGGAGGAAAAAAACCCCGAAACAGGAGCCGTAAATGACCCAAGACGCCCGTTCCTTTTATGACAGCCCGTCCCGCTTCGGCAAAATCGGCGGCTGGCTTTTGACCACGGACCACAAGCGAATCGGAATCCTGTACCTTTGCGCCGTGATGGCGTGGTTCGTCATCGCCATGGGTCTGGGCGTTTTGATCCGGCTGGAGCTGATGTTTCCCGGCGAGACCGTCATGGGCGCCCAGGCGTACAACTCACTGTTCACGCTCCACGGCGTCATCATGATCTTTCTGTTCGTCATTCCCGGGATCCCCGGCATTTTCGGAAATTTCCTGCTTCCCATCCAGATCGGCGCCCACGACGTGTTTTTCCCCAGGCTCAACCTGCTGTCATGGTATCTGTACATGGCCGGGGGGGCGCTGGCCATTTTGTCGCTGTTTTCAAACGGCCCCCCGGACACGGGGTGGACCTTTTACGTTCCCTTCAGCGTGTCCACGAAAACCAACGTCTCTTTGACCGCCTCGGCCGCGTTCATCCTGGGCCTGTCCTCCATGCTCACCGGCCTGAATTTCATCACCACCGTTCACCGGCTCAGGCGGCCGGAAATGGGATGGCTGAAAATTCCCCTTTTCACCTGGTCCGTGTACGCCACCTCCTGGGTGCAGCTTCTGGCCACCCCCATCGTCTCTTTGACGTTTCTTCTGGTGATCATGGAGCGGCTGTTCGGCGCCGGGCTTTTTGACCCCAACCGGGGGGGAGACCCCATTTTGTACCAGCATCTGTTCTGGATGTACTCCCATCCGGCGGTGTACATCATGATCCTGCCGGCCATGGGCGTGATCTCCGAAATCATCCCGGTGTTTTCCAGAAAGTCCATATTCGGATACAAGGCCATCGTGTTTTCCACCCTGGGCATCGCCATCGCGGGGTCCCTGGTCTGGGCCCATCACATGTACACCAGCGGCATGAGCGACGTGGCGGTGTTTGTGTTTTCATTTTTAACCTTTGTGGTGGCCATCCCCAGCGCCATCAAGGTGTTCAGCTGGATCTCCACCATGCACAAAGGCTCCATCCTCATGACCCCGCCTTTGTTTCTGGCCCTTTGCTTCATCTACCTGTTTTCCGTGGGCGGCCTGACGGGCCTGGTCCTGGGGGCGGCGGGCCCCAACATCCATGTCCACGACACGCATTTCGTGGTGGCCCATTTTCACTTTGTCATGTTCGGCGGAACCGGCTTCGCCTTTTTCGCCGCGCTTTATTTCTGGTGGCCGAAGATCACCGGCCGCATGTACGCGTTCAAACCCGCCTACGCGGCCGCCGTCATCGCCGTTTCGGGATTCATGCTGCACTACACGCCCATGTTCGTGGTGGGGCTGATGGGAATGCCCCGGCGCTACCACGACTACCTGCCGCGATTCGAGTCGGGAAATTTCCTGGCCGGGATCGGCGGATTCATCCTGGCGGCGGGAATCGCGCTTTTGATTTTGAATCTTTTCATTTCTTTGAAAAACGGCGAAAAGGCGCCTTCGGACCCCTGGGGAGGGACCACGCCGGAGTGGGCGACGCCCTCGCCTCCGCCGCTTCACAATTTTGTCCGGGAACCTGAGATTAAATCGTACCCGTATGATTTTTCGGACATTGGGTAAAAACGCCGGCGAAAAAACGCCGCTTGACAGGCATCCATAGACGCTTATGACGCAAGCACACGACGCGAACGGCTCCAAACTGGGCATGTGGCTTTTTCTTTTTTCCGAAATCATGCTTTTCGGCGGACTGTTTGTCCTGTACGCCGTTTACCTGGCCGAATTCACCCCGGCGTTTGTGTCCGCCGGAAAAGAGCTGAGCGCGGCCATGGGGACCGCCAACACGGCCATCCTTTTAATCAGCAGCTTCACGGCGGCGGCGTCCATTCCGGCCATTCAGTCCGGCTCCCGGAAAGCGGCCCTGGGGTTTCTCGGCGCCACGCTTTTCATGGGCGCGGTGTTTCTGGTCAACAAATACATTGAGTGGGGAGCCAAGTTCGCGGCGGGCGTTTACCCCAATTCCCCGGGGCTGGCCGGGGGGGAGCCGGGGCGCAATATCTTTTTCGCGCTTTATTACACCGTCACCGGGCTCCACGGCCTTCATGTGGCCATCGGCATGATCCTGCTGGCCATCTGCCTCGTGATGACGGCGCGGGGAAAAATCTCCGCCGGCCGACACGCCTGGCTTGAAAACAGCGCCCTTTACTGGCATCTGGTGGACCTGATCTGGATTTTCGTGTTTCCGCTGTTTTATCTGATTGTCTGATCCGGTCCGGCGAAAGGAACGGCCAAATGGAGGAAACGGACAAAACAATGACCTATCCAAAATTGCTCGGGGTTCTCGCGGCCCTTCTGGGACTGACCGCCGTGACGGTTCTGGCCTCAAGAATCGACCTGGGAAATTTGAATGTGGTCCTGGCCCTTTCCATCGCGTCGGCCAAGGCCGCCTTTGTGACCCTTTTTTTTATGCATCTGAAATACGAGAGCCGGTTTCTCAAGCTCGCTTTCATCATGACCCTCGTGTTTCTTTCCATCATGATCGGATTTATATTCTGGGACGTGGCGTTCAGGTGATCCTATGTATGAAAATATTGTAAACCCGGCCAGGGGGGTGGACGAGGCCTTTTATTATATCTTCGGCGCGTCTTTCGCGCTTCTGGCGCTCATCACAGGGGCCATGGTCTTTTTCGCCGTCCGGTACCGGCGAAGCAGACATCCAAAGGCCGCCGACATCCGGGGAAACTGGAAGCTGGAGCTGATCTGGACCCTCATTCCCGCCCTCATCGTCATGGGCATGTTCAAAATCGGCTGGAGTTCTTACCTGGGA includes:
- a CDS encoding Cytochrome C oxidase subunit III — protein: MTQAHDANGSKLGMWLFLFSEIMLFGGLFVLYAVYLAEFTPAFVSAGKELSAAMGTANTAILLISSFTAAASIPAIQSGSRKAALGFLGATLFMGAVFLVNKYIEWGAKFAAGVYPNSPGLAGGEPGRNIFFALYYTVTGLHGLHVAIGMILLAICLVMTARGKISAGRHAWLENSALYWHLVDLIWIFVFPLFYLIV
- a CDS encoding Cytochrome c oxidase subunit 4, yielding MEETDKTMTYPKLLGVLAALLGLTAVTVLASRIDLGNLNVVLALSIASAKAAFVTLFFMHLKYESRFLKLAFIMTLVFLSIMIGFIFWDVAFR
- a CDS encoding DOMON domain protein; amino-acid sequence: MKRYIMAATAAVFWLASLAPAMADAGYDHEISGDPVRFQWKLNPDKKTIQIRLSAQTKSWVAVGFNPDQRMQGADFVMGYVKKGKVKVTDHFGTGVFVHKKDESLGGAMNVFDVSGKEAGGVTEISFSRPLDSGDAYDKPIVPDRETTLLLAYGAGRDSFRAAHAFRAVYKVSLSTGAFKKVR
- a CDS encoding cytochrome c oxidase assembly factor (Evidence 2a : Function from experimental evidences in other organisms; Product type f : factor); this encodes MKKTAAAALALFFALMTGARAEEGHVHRDAAPMAEESGHLHVFQGADATEPQEVEGVGVEEKAGETAELDLVFSDERGRKILLKDFVDRPVIMALVFYHCPQACAMILSSMARVMDAMPAKAGEEYRALAVSFDDEETPEIALRSKANYLKLIEKDFPEDQWKFLTGDPESIAALTRSVGFGYKKTGKHDFIHPNLIIALAPGGKIIRYLYGTRYNPFDVSMALAEASRGTPGISIKKMLTYCFDYDPEGRRYVFKTFRIFGLATLAFLAGFFFFVLRRKKTPKQEP
- the acnA gene encoding aconitate hydratase 1 (Evidence 2a : Function from experimental evidences in other organisms; PubMedId : 20053887, 9421904; Product type e : enzyme), whose amino-acid sequence is MEKKDWMSHMRLGGEETAIFNVRTLEEKGVAGVDRLPFCMKILAENLMRKLDGRVVTQADIEGVASWGDFAENAPEIPFYPARVLMQDFTGVPAVVDMAAMRSAFGRIGKDPALINPAVPVDLVIDHSVAVDYHGSGDAMEKNMACERERNAERYQLLKWAGERFENFRIVPTGTGICHQVNLEYLSSGVTKAFDKKENRFFACPDTLVGTDSHTTMINGIGVMAWGVGGIEAEAVMLGEPCYMALPEVAGVRLTGEMGPRTNATDAVLHITHILRQEGVVGKFVEFFGPGARRLTAFDRATIANMAPEYGATMGFFPTDEKTVDYFKMTGRKEAADILERYAKETGLFMTGGHKTRYARVIDIALDEVSSLVSGPSQPSQKIRLKDLKPAVSEILAAHAEKRGKKAPADPAGGAETITDGSVLIAAITSCTNTSNPFALISAGLMAKNCVEKGLRVSPDVKTSFAPGSKVPVRYLREMGLLEPLEALGFHVAAFGCTTCIGNSGPLRDDIQKAVLENDLFAASALSGNRNFEARIHPDIKGNFLASPTLVTAFAVAGRIGIDFETEPLGTGKSGEPVFLKDVFPDMDEVRALFEAHQKTEHYESVYAEVFEGDESWRALSTSDGDIFSWDPDSTYIKEPSFFENFMSGEKDLEDIEGARALLLLGDRVTTDHISPAGAIPEDYPAGRYLKEKGAAPADFNSYGSRRGNHEVMARGTFANIRIKNALSHPKEGGHTRILPDEKDMFVFDAASRYRESQTPLVVLAGKEYGTGSSRDWAAKGSAILGIKAVIARSFERIHRSNLVCMGVLPLVFDEGESWESLGIDGSETFSIHGLGALKPGAALSAEAVKPDGKKTTFKVAARVESRVELSYLKQGGIIPYVLKKSVG
- the ctaD gene encoding Cytochrome c oxidase subunit 1: MTQDARSFYDSPSRFGKIGGWLLTTDHKRIGILYLCAVMAWFVIAMGLGVLIRLELMFPGETVMGAQAYNSLFTLHGVIMIFLFVIPGIPGIFGNFLLPIQIGAHDVFFPRLNLLSWYLYMAGGALAILSLFSNGPPDTGWTFYVPFSVSTKTNVSLTASAAFILGLSSMLTGLNFITTVHRLRRPEMGWLKIPLFTWSVYATSWVQLLATPIVSLTFLLVIMERLFGAGLFDPNRGGDPILYQHLFWMYSHPAVYIMILPAMGVISEIIPVFSRKSIFGYKAIVFSTLGIAIAGSLVWAHHMYTSGMSDVAVFVFSFLTFVVAIPSAIKVFSWISTMHKGSILMTPPLFLALCFIYLFSVGGLTGLVLGAAGPNIHVHDTHFVVAHFHFVMFGGTGFAFFAALYFWWPKITGRMYAFKPAYAAAVIAVSGFMLHYTPMFVVGLMGMPRRYHDYLPRFESGNFLAGIGGFILAAGIALLILNLFISLKNGEKAPSDPWGGTTPEWATPSPPPLHNFVREPEIKSYPYDFSDIG